Part of the Janibacter endophyticus genome is shown below.
GAGGAGACGGTCGCGGCGGGCGCGACGCCGCAGGCTGCCCGGAAGTGGTGGCTCGGCGAGCCGTCGCGCCGGGCCAACACCGAGGGCGTCGACCTCGTGACCTACGCGGGTCAGGTCGGGCTCACCCCGGCCCATGTCGCCGAGCTCGACTCGATGGTCACCGCCGGTCGCCTCAACGACAAGCTGGCCCGTCAGGTCCTCGAGGGCGTCCTCGAGGGCGAAGGGGGGCCCACCCAGGTCGCCGACGCGCGCGGCCTCCAGCTCGTCCAGGACGACGGTGCCCTCGAGGCGGCCGTCGACAACGTGATCGCCGCGAACCCCGACATCGCCGACAAGATCCGCGACGGCAAGGTCCAGGCCGTCGGCGCCCTCATCGGTCAGGTGATGAAGGAGATGCGCGGCCAGGGCGACGCCGGCAAGGCGCGCGAGCTCATCCTCGGCAAGCTGACGAGCTGATGGCGCTCGTCGCGTCCTTCCCCGACGAGCAGTGGCTCGACGCGGTCGGCCCGGTCGACGGGGTGACCTCGGTCGTCTGGGCCCCGGAGGGCCCGGTGCCGGAGGAGGACGTCGACGTCTACGTCGCGCCGTACATGGGTGGCCCCGACCAGGTCGCGGTCGTCGCCGAGAAGCCCTCCGTGCGTCTCGTCCAGCTGCTGTCCGCGGGGTACCACAACGTCGTGCCGGTGCTGCCGGAGGGCGTCGCGCTGGCCAACGCCGCCGGGGTGCATGACGACTCGACCGCCGAGCTTGCCGTCGGCCTGGCGCTGGCGTCGTTGCGCGGCATCGACGACGCCGCCCGGGACATGACGAAGGGGGAGTGGCCGGGTCGTCGCGTCCGCCGCTCGCTCGCAGACAGCCGGGTCCTGGTCGTCGGCTACGGATCGATCGGCCGGGCCATCGCGCGCCGGCTCGGCTCCTTCGAGGTGTCGCTCACCGCGGTGGCCTCCCGGGCGCGCGGCGGCGACGACCTCGTCGAGCGCGTCCACGGCATCGACGAGCTGCCCGGGCTGCTGCCGGACCACGACGTCGTCGTGCTCGTCGTGCCGCTCACCGACGACACCCGGCACCTCGTCGACGACGACTTCCTCTCGGCCCTGGCCGACGGGTCACTCGTCGTCAACGTCGCCCGCGGCCCGGTCGTCGACACCGACGCGATGCTGCGGCACGCGGGGCGGCTCTCCTTCGCCCTCG
Proteins encoded:
- a CDS encoding 2-hydroxyacid dehydrogenase — its product is MALVASFPDEQWLDAVGPVDGVTSVVWAPEGPVPEEDVDVYVAPYMGGPDQVAVVAEKPSVRLVQLLSAGYHNVVPVLPEGVALANAAGVHDDSTAELAVGLALASLRGIDDAARDMTKGEWPGRRVRRSLADSRVLVVGYGSIGRAIARRLGSFEVSLTAVASRARGGDDLVERVHGIDELPGLLPDHDVVVLVVPLTDDTRHLVDDDFLSALADGSLVVNVARGPVVDTDAMLRHAGRLSFALDVTDPEPLPADHPLWSAPGVLVTPHVGGVTTAFRPRAVRLLRRQLEALVGGGDPLNVVHPA